GTGCTTGAAGAAAAATCGAATGGCCGGTTTATAATGCGAGATGTGTTTCGTTATAGCTAATTCGCTGTCTCGTCCTCGAGGACGAACCTGTATTTATTAATGTTGATGGACTGTTTTCTGGTCGGGATTTTTCCCGTTCCGTAAAAATCTTCCGTGGCTACATGGAAAACCGCAGCCCCGTCCAGGCCGTAAGAGGAGGCTTTATTTATTCTTAGCTCTACGTCCAGAGTGCATTCCCCCGGGGAAATCAGTATGGGTTCTGTCAGGCATGCAATTCTTCCCGACGGCGGAAGCACTTCCGGAAGATCGTCTGAAATCTTGCTGTCGAATCGGAATAATATGATATTCGTGTTGCTGTCCTTGATTTCGATAATCACCTGGAGACCCGAGATATTGCCTTCGCTCTCGTAGTCGATTTGAATGTTCAGCTTGCTGCCGGCCGTTATAGGTTTTTCTCTATCGGCGTTCTCGACCTTGAGAGAGGTTATTTTTATCTGTCTGTTTCCGAACGCATCTCTTCTTTCGTCAATCGGAACATCAAGGGTTTGATGTGTTTTCTGGATATAGGCCCGGATAATTTCGTCGGTCGGTCCTTCGGACAGGATTCTTCCGCTATCCAGTAAGATTGTCCTCTGACATAATGATTGTACCGCAGTGAGGTCATGGCTGATAAAGAGGACTGTCCTGCCCTCGGATGAGGCTATGTTATCGATCTTACCCAGGCATTTTTTTTGAAATGCGGCGTCTCCGACGGCAAGAACCTCGTCGAGCAGCAATATGTCGGGCTCAAGATGCGCTGCAACTGAAAATCCGAGGCGGACACGCATACCGGAAGAATAGTATTTTACGGGCGTATCTATGAACTGGTCTATGCCCGAGAAATCAACGATTTCGTCGAATTTGCGCTCGATCTCGCGTCTTTTCATTCCCAGGATAGCCCCGTTGAGATATATGTTCTCTTTCCCTGTGAGCTCCGGATGAAACCCGGTCCCGACCTCGAGAAGAGAGCCTATCCGGCCGTAGATTTCAATCCTTCCCTCTGTCGGCTCCGTTATCCCGGAGATCAGCTTTAGGAGGGTGCTTTTCCCCGCGCCGTTGTTCCCGATTATTCCTATTATCTCGCCCTTTTTGACCTCGAACGAGACGTCTTTCAGGGACCATATGAAGTTTTGTGTATTACGGGCGCCGCCGTTGTGGTATATGCCGGGGCCCGTATCCCCGGCGGTTTTTTCCCTGAATTTTGACAGGACGCTCGATGTAAAGCCGATGATGCTTTCCCGCAAGGTGCCGTACTGTATTCTCTCACCGATGCTGTATCGTTTTCCTATCTTTATGACTTTTATGGCAAGTTCGCTCATATCAGATTATGTCCGCGAAAGTTCTTTCCATGCGTTTGAAGTAAATCAAGCCCCCGATCAGGAGTACTATTACGATAACTATCGAGGCTGTTATCAGCGCCCAGTCCTGGCCTGTTTGTCCGAGCAAGGCCCATCTGAACCCCTCGACTACACCGGCCATAGGGTTCAGGCCGTAAATTACCCGCCATTTTTCCGGTACCAGGCTGCTCGGGTAGGCGATGGGCGTCAGGAATAGCCAGAGCTGTGTGAGGAATGGGATGGTATAACGCACGTCTCTGTATTTTACGTTGATAGCCGATAACCAGAGGCTGATCGCGAACGAAGTGGCCACGGCAAGGAGAATAAAAAGCGGCAGCGATAGTATGGCTAAAGTCGGTTTTATGTCGTAGTAAATCATCATACATATGAAAACGATGAAAGCTACGGCGAAATCGACAAGCCCGCCCAATATGGACGACAAGGGCATTGCCAGCCTGGGGAAATATATTTTCGTTATGAGGCCGCTGTTATTTACGAGGCTGTTGCTGGAGTTGGTCACGCTATTTGCAAAAAACTGCCACGGCAGCAGCGCTGCGAACGAGAAAATCGGGTAGGGCACACCGTCCGATTGTATCTTCGCCAGGTTGCCGAAGAAAATGGTAAAAACGACCATGGTTAAAAACGGCTGGAGGACAGCCCATATAACCCCGAGAGCCGTTTGTTTGTAGCGTACTTTGAGGTCTCGCCATGTGAGAAAATATATGAGCTCGTGGAATTCCAGAAGCTCCTTCAGCTTGAGTGATAGTCCCTTACTGGGTTCGTACACTGCAAAAGGTTTATCCTGAAGGGAATCCCGTTCTTTCAGGGGGTCTTTTGAGGGCGCCCTCTTTTTATGTTCGATTATATCGGACGTAGTGTCTATTTCAGGCATCTATTAATTGAATTAATTAAGGTTAAAGTTCGAATACGAAATCCATCAAGACGTGAGCTTATAGAATTATAATGCGAAAATGCGGATTATAAAGCGCTGTGCCGAGAACATTATCGGGCAAAGCAGATTTTGCCTGGGCAGGCGCGGAATATGAAGTTTGGATGATTTTTTAAAAATTCCTTAACAAATTTTATCGAGTGGACGTATAATGATATATGTGCAAACCAGCAAGTCGGCGGGCATTAAAACATATAGTGTTCGGGCATTAAAACATATAGTGTTATTGTATAATTACAGAATATTTAGATGAGTCAGTATGTTACTCACAATCTATCGCGCTGCCGGGGTGAATGTGCCGCCCGGCTACTATGAGTGGATGGGGTCAATACAGGGTGGACCGGGTTGAAAGCTCAAAAGTGCACGCTATAATTCGTATTATAATTGTTCGTTCGGTAAATGATCGCTGTGCAATCATGGCGTCTGGGCCCATGAATCGGCGCAGTGTCGGTTCGGAGGTTTTTCGGTGTAGCTTGACGGTTATTTTGGCTTGAGGGCTATACACCTATTAATGGGGTTATATCTATGCAGTACCTGAACAGTAAAGAATCAATGTATTTCATCGCGGCTTTCTTCATCGTCGCCGCTCTCGTGCCGCTCTTATGCCGTTTGGCGTTTATTACCGGCTTCGTCGATATGCCCGAGGGCCGGAAGCGGCACGATAACGCCGTACCCCCGGTCGGCGGTCTCGCGATTTTCCCGGTATTCATGGCCTTGCTTTATTATTCCGGGGTGCTCCAGGTATCCCCGTGGGTATACATCGGGCTTACGATTCTGCTGGTTGTCGGGGTGCTGGACGATGTGCGCGCGCTATCGGCTTCGTTCAAGTTTGTAGTTCAAATCGTCGTGGCGTTTCTGCTGGTCGTTCCGGGCGGAATAAGGGTTGACGACCTGGGGGATTTACTGGGGCTCGGTCCTCTCTGGCTCTCGTGGGTATCCATACCTTTTACCATAATAGCCGTGGTGCTCGTCGTTAACGCCATTAACCTGATTGACGGCCTGGACGGGCTCGCGGGAGGGTTCGGTTTTGTAATTACGTTCTGGCTCGCCGTCTGCTGCTATCTGTCGGGCCAGTCTGACAGACTCATGGCCGTATTAATACTCGCCGGCGCACTGCTGGGGTTCCTGGCCTATAACATGCGGCATCCTTTACGTCAGCGGGCTACGGCATTTCTCGGTAACTCGGGGAGCCAGTGTCTCGGGCTCGTCCTTGCGTGGCTTCTGATCAAGTTCTCCCAAATGGGGCATGGCGGGGCGATTATACGGCCGATTACGGTCGCATGGCTCCTGGCGCTGCCTATATACGATGCCTGCGGACAGTTTGCCAGACGGGTGAGCCTCGGACGTCATCCGTTCGACCCCGACAGGCACCATTTTCATCATCATTTTCTGTATGCGGGGCTGACCGATGCTCAGGCCACCGCAGCTATCCTCCTGATCGTTTTTGTGACCGGGCTTATAGGGGTGGGGGGGGTGCTGCTGGATGTTCCCGAGGGCGTCCTCACCTATCTCTGGATAGTATTTCTCTTGCTTCACATTTACATGTCGATGCGGCCGCTGAGATATCTCGAAATCCTGCTACCTTTGAACGGCAAGAGTGTAGATAATGTTATCGGCCAGCTGATCCTGGAGTCCGGCGTGATAAACGAGTCCCAACTCCTGGAGGTTCTGGAGCACCAGGGGAAATTCGGCGGAAGGATAGGCGAGCTGCTCGTCGAGAAGGGATACATATCCAAGCCCAGGCTCGAATATTTCCTCAATCTCCAGGTTGTCAGGAACGCCACGAAGCGCAAGTTAAATAGAAGCAGGAGAGATATGCTGCTGGGTGAGATAATGCTGGCCGACAAGGTAATAACAAACGATCAGCTGGAAGAGGCCCTCAGCTGTCAGCGGCTAAACGGGGGCTGGATCGGCCAGATATTGATAGGTTTGGGTTATGTTACGGAATCGGGTTTGAAGGAGTGCCTGGACAGGCAGAGCTCCGTAAGAACTGGTGGTTAGCTTCTTCTACGCTCGAATCTTATTTATCCCGCCCGGGGCAACGAATACCCCCCGCTGTCAGTGCTCGCCCTTGATTTGCTCGGATAGCCTTGCGGCCAGAGCGAACAGGAACGTGAAGTAATAGGCATTGGCCGGAATCTGGAATGTGAATTCCGTGATCGCGTGCGCGAACATCCCCACCATCCCGCTGACTGCCCCCAGCAGGATGTAGTAGCGGTAGGGGTCTTGCTCGGGAATTGCATACTTTTCGTTTGCGGCCAGCCTTCGGAAGTAGGCGATCAGGGCCCAGAAGACCAGAATAAATCCGATTAGTCCCGTCTCACACGCGAGCTCAATGTAATCGTTATGAGCGTGGTCGTACACGTGGGCCCAGTACGCTTCCTTTTTATATACAGTGTAGGCCAGGCTGAAATTGCCGAGACCGACTCCCAGGAGAGGGAAGTCCTTGATCATATCCACGCTGTCCTTCCATATGTAGGTGCGGTTGGGAGCATCTTCTCCGGTTTCAGTGAATTTGTCGAGAACCGGATCCAGCCCGATCCATATGGAGTATACGAGGATAATCAGGAGGAAGCTGCCCAGAAGCCATTCGTTGGACCTGCTTTTCTTGCTCCGCTGTATGAGCATGTAGAAGAAGAATATAGAGGCCGCGAACGACAGTATGGCTCCCCTCGACTGGGCGAGTATAAGGCTTATGGCCATGAGAGACGCCGAGAAGAATACGATAAGCTGGCTCGAGCCGGGCAGCTTGAGCCCCCACCGGCTGATCTCGGTTCCGTGCCGTGTGTAGAGATAGAGCATATACCCCATGAAGAGGGGAATTACCAGGACCAGAAGACCTGCGAAATGATTGGGGTTGACGTAGGTCCCGGAAGCCGGCACCGTCGTGCCGCTGCTTATATACTGAAGGAGTCCGATCAGGGATTCTATCATGGCGACGGTAAATATTATCCAGAAGAATCTTCTTATCTGTCTCTTTGTCCGTATGAAATCTGCGGTTACGAGGAAGAACGCAGCGTAGGAGAGATAGAGGAGGAATTTCTGGCTCGTCACGAACGGATAAATGCTTATGGTGTTTCCGAGATTGACGCCGCCTCCGAATATATGCCTGAGAGCTTCGCTTTTACTTTGCCAGAGCGCGGCTGTGTGGGGAGATATCAAGCCGAGTATCGCTTCGGGGAGCTCTATCGTTTGAATCATGATAAGGATGAAAAAGAGCCCCATCGGTATATATAGAGGTGACGGCATGAGACGGATTCGCCCTCTCAGTATCTTCCCGATCAGCCAGATGCCGAAGGTTATAAACGATACAATTTCGAAGAGGGAGACCGACCACGTCTCGACGTTCCCGAACGGCAGCGGCGACAATAAAATAAGTGCAAGCCCGACGTTGATAACGAGCGGGATCAGTTTTTCGATGATGAATGGCTTAAATAGCATTGGTCCGAGCCCTTCACAGCTGTTTTTCCAGCTTGACGTTATCTATCCAAACGGTTCCGCTGATTTTCCTGTCGAGATCGTTATCCGGCCGGCGTCTTAGTCTGATTACGAGATAATCGCAGTCCGGGGGAGTTTTAAACGAGGTCGAGACCTCGTGCCAATCGGATGTCCCGATGACTTGACCGGTACGGGCGTCCAGGCTGCCGTGACCCCAGCAGGATACATCCCAGAAAAGTCCATTACGTGTGGACAGTCCTTTACTTTTCATATCGGAGCTCAGCTTGTAATCGGAATTCCCGTAGGCCGGCACGATCTGGCGTAGATGGTTGAAATCTACATTTTTACTCCCGTCAAAATCTATTTTTAATGAATATCCTTTACTGTCGGTATTCCTGGTTCTCGTGATGTTCACGCCCTCGACTTTTCCTCTCCTCCAGTCGAATCCGGAGGACGTAATCTCTTTTTCAAAACCCCCGTTCCACACTCCCTGCCAATCCCCCAATCGGTCGGCCCAGGCGTCCTTCGCCGCCTGCAGCTTGTTTTCTATAATAAGAAAAGAGACATATCTCTGGAATATATCCTCGGGGATTTCGGCAGTATCCGACAGTTTTCCCCAGGCCCGCTCCGCTTCGGAAACCCTTCGTGTGCTGATCAGGAAATGAAGATACTCGGGGAGGGCGTTATCCGGGATAGCCCTCCATATCTTGTCTTCGTTCCTGAGGGACTGCCAAAGGACGGGAAACGCTTTAAAGCGCCTCCTGGGATCGCTGGCGAGCACGGACCGTGTGTTGCTGACGAGGGCCTCCTCGTTCCCCAGCTTCGAGGCCAGCATGGCCGCCCCCCATCTCAGGGATACGACGCCCGGGGCGAGGTCCGTGGCCTGGTTGAGTGCGAAAAGGGATTCCTCTTTTCTCCCGTCCATGAAAAGGGAATCGGCCAGATAAAACCAGTAAGCGTAGTTGAGCGGATTGAGCTCAAGGGCCTTTTGATAGAGGGGATATACCTGGCTGCCGGCGCCGCCGGCGTCGTAACTGTCGTAAAACTGTGCGAGCAGGAAATAAAATTCGGAGTTGTTCTTTTCGACCGCCAGGGCTTTCTTGAACCCGTACGGAGGGGGATCGCCGGCGTATACATATGACATCCAGCCCCTGGCGGAGCTCAATACGAGGAAGAACGATACGATTACTGTAACAAGAATAAGGGCGCGCTGGAGCAGCCTGGAACGAATTTTGATATCCATAGATCGATAATTCTCACTGCCATACATGCAGATGAAATGACAGGAAGACTTCCGGGTCGGCCGTAAATAATGACTTAAATTAAATTCAGCTCGTCCGGATCACTTTTGACCTTGGGCTTTGCCGGCGAGATTTTCTTCTTTTCTTCGTTGTCGCCGTAATAATAATTGTACGACTTGTAGTAATAGCTGTTCTGGTTGAGCTCTATGCCGTTCACTATTACACCGAGGAAGTTCGCTCTAAGGTTCCATAGCTTGTCTATGAGGTCCCTGATCGAATTCTTTGGTGTTTTGCCCGCTCTGACTACTATGGCCACTCCGTCTACGAGGCTGGACAGTATGTGCGAATCGACGAAACCCAAAGCAGGCGGGCCGTCCACTATTATGTAGTCGTACGTCTCGGTCAGGTCATGGATCAAATCCCTCATCTGGTTCGACCCGAGAAGCTCCGCGGGGTTGATAGGTATGGGGCCGACCGGCAGGATGTAGAGGTTCGGTATCTCTCCGTGTGATATTACGTCTTGTAAATTGGCATTCCCGGTCAGGTAGCTGCTCAGACCGCTGCCGTTGTTTCCGAGAACCGATCCGATCCTCGGTCTACGGAGATCGGCTTCGAGTAGAAGAACCCTGCTTCCGGCCTGGGCAAAGGACGAAGCCAGATTGATGGATACGGTTGTCTTCCCTTCGGCGGGGAAGCAGCTCGTAACGAGTATCGAGCGCGGCGGCTTTCCGGGCGTAGAAAGGAGTAGCGACGTTCTTATGGTCCTGAACGCCTCGGCTATATGGGACCTCGGGTCCATGAGGAACGTTTTTTCTACAGGGGAAGCCAGGGCCTGAGCCTGGCTGGCTTCGAAAACCCCCCCGAGGACCGGGTACTTCAGTTTGTCGCGTATCTCTTCGGGGGTTTTGATCGTGTTATCGAAGTATTCGATGAGGAATGCTATGAATACACCGCCTCCGAGGCCTATGATGCAGGCGAAGATGAGGGTCAGCGGTACGTTGGGCTTGAACGGGAAGAGGGGTATCTGGGCATAGTCGACGACCTGTATGTTGCTGGCCTTTATGGCGGACGATACTTCGGTTTCCTTCAGTCTCTGCAGGAGCGAGTTGTATATAGTCTCGTTGGATTGCACTTCGCGCTTGAGGATGTTGTACTCAATAGATTTGTCGTTGAGAGCGGACGCCAGGACTTTTTGCTTTTCGTAGCTCTCTCTGAGTGATTCTTCTTTCTTGAGCGCGGCTTCGTAGTCCGATTTCACCGAGCTGGCGACGCTGTTCTCGGCCTCGTCTATCTTCCTCTGGAGCTCGGCTACCCTGGCCCCGAGCTCTTTTAACTTCGGATAGCCGGATTTGAAAGTTGCACTCATCTGGCTGTATTCCGATTTGGCCCTTGCGTGCTCCGCCTTGAGGTTCTGGATATAGGGGTCGTTCACGACGAGGGGCAGCGAGCCGGTGTTTCCCGCCATGACGTGCTTGTAAAGCGATTCCTTTTCAATCCTCTGGGTCTCCGCCTTGGCGAGCGCGTCGTTGAGCTCGGCGAAGGTGTGATACGTTATGTTCATATTTTGTTCGAGAGAGACTATGTCGTTATTCTTGGCGAAGGTGTTGAGCCTCTCTTCGGACTGCTCGAGGTGAGTTTGTGCCTGCTCGATCTGCTTTTTCAGGAAATCCCTTCCCTGCTTGGTTGCGTCGAGCTTCCTGTTCAGAAGCCATTCGATGTATGTGTCGGCGAGCGTGTTGGCCGCATCCGCCGCGAGCTTCCTGTCGTGCGCTTCGAAGCTTATATCGACCAGGCGTGAATTGCCGATCGGGTTTATGGTCAGGTTGCCTACGAATGCGTTGACCAGTGCGTCCTGCCTGGATATTTCGCTGAGATCGAACTCGGCCTCCCCGGACTCGGGCTCGCTTACCGACGGGCTGAAAAGGTTCTTGATGCCGTCGAAACCGTCTTCAATCGCGCCGATAGTGCCCGAAATTATACGCGAGAGGATATTTGACTTCCTGTTTTCGAAATCGTATTCCGGGTACGAAGCCAGGTTGAGCTTATCGGCAACCTGTTTGGCGAGAGCCTTGCTTTTGAGGAGAAGGTACTGTGTTTCGTAGAATTCCGCCGACTGATTCTCGACCTCGACTACCTGGTCGAAGCTGACGACTTTGGGGTTTTCGAGCGATATTTCGAGCTTGGCGGTGGCCTTGTA
The Thermodesulfobacteriota bacterium genome window above contains:
- a CDS encoding O-antigen ligase family protein yields the protein MLFKPFIIEKLIPLVINVGLALILLSPLPFGNVETWSVSLFEIVSFITFGIWLIGKILRGRIRLMPSPLYIPMGLFFILIMIQTIELPEAILGLISPHTAALWQSKSEALRHIFGGGVNLGNTISIYPFVTSQKFLLYLSYAAFFLVTADFIRTKRQIRRFFWIIFTVAMIESLIGLLQYISSGTTVPASGTYVNPNHFAGLLVLVIPLFMGYMLYLYTRHGTEISRWGLKLPGSSQLIVFFSASLMAISLILAQSRGAILSFAASIFFFYMLIQRSKKSRSNEWLLGSFLLIILVYSIWIGLDPVLDKFTETGEDAPNRTYIWKDSVDMIKDFPLLGVGLGNFSLAYTVYKKEAYWAHVYDHAHNDYIELACETGLIGFILVFWALIAYFRRLAANEKYAIPEQDPYRYYILLGAVSGMVGMFAHAITEFTFQIPANAYYFTFLFALAARLSEQIKGEH
- a CDS encoding ABC transporter ATP-binding protein, translating into MSELAIKVIKIGKRYSIGERIQYGTLRESIIGFTSSVLSKFREKTAGDTGPGIYHNGGARNTQNFIWSLKDVSFEVKKGEIIGIIGNNGAGKSTLLKLISGITEPTEGRIEIYGRIGSLLEVGTGFHPELTGKENIYLNGAILGMKRREIERKFDEIVDFSGIDQFIDTPVKYYSSGMRVRLGFSVAAHLEPDILLLDEVLAVGDAAFQKKCLGKIDNIASSEGRTVLFISHDLTAVQSLCQRTILLDSGRILSEGPTDEIIRAYIQKTHQTLDVPIDERRDAFGNRQIKITSLKVENADREKPITAGSKLNIQIDYESEGNISGLQVIIEIKDSNTNIILFRFDSKISDDLPEVLPPSGRIACLTEPILISPGECTLDVELRINKASSYGLDGAAVFHVATEDFYGTGKIPTRKQSININKYRFVLEDETAN
- a CDS encoding tetratricopeptide repeat protein; its protein translation is MDIKIRSRLLQRALILVTVIVSFFLVLSSARGWMSYVYAGDPPPYGFKKALAVEKNNSEFYFLLAQFYDSYDAGGAGSQVYPLYQKALELNPLNYAYWFYLADSLFMDGRKEESLFALNQATDLAPGVVSLRWGAAMLASKLGNEEALVSNTRSVLASDPRRRFKAFPVLWQSLRNEDKIWRAIPDNALPEYLHFLISTRRVSEAERAWGKLSDTAEIPEDIFQRYVSFLIIENKLQAAKDAWADRLGDWQGVWNGGFEKEITSSGFDWRRGKVEGVNITRTRNTDSKGYSLKIDFDGSKNVDFNHLRQIVPAYGNSDYKLSSDMKSKGLSTRNGLFWDVSCWGHGSLDARTGQVIGTSDWHEVSTSFKTPPDCDYLVIRLRRRPDNDLDRKISGTVWIDNVKLEKQL
- a CDS encoding ABC transporter permease, with product MYEPSKGLSLKLKELLEFHELIYFLTWRDLKVRYKQTALGVIWAVLQPFLTMVVFTIFFGNLAKIQSDGVPYPIFSFAALLPWQFFANSVTNSSNSLVNNSGLITKIYFPRLAMPLSSILGGLVDFAVAFIVFICMMIYYDIKPTLAILSLPLFILLAVATSFAISLWLSAINVKYRDVRYTIPFLTQLWLFLTPIAYPSSLVPEKWRVIYGLNPMAGVVEGFRWALLGQTGQDWALITASIVIVIVLLIGGLIYFKRMERTFADII
- a CDS encoding polysaccharide biosynthesis tyrosine autokinase translates to MPDIIRAYPLEEENTIQRYIDVVLRRKKIIIVFFAIVLVTALLSTMLTEPLYKATAKLEISLENPKVVSFDQVVEVENQSAEFYETQYLLLKSKALAKQVADKLNLASYPEYDFENRKSNILSRIISGTIGAIEDGFDGIKNLFSPSVSEPESGEAEFDLSEISRQDALVNAFVGNLTINPIGNSRLVDISFEAHDRKLAADAANTLADTYIEWLLNRKLDATKQGRDFLKKQIEQAQTHLEQSEERLNTFAKNNDIVSLEQNMNITYHTFAELNDALAKAETQRIEKESLYKHVMAGNTGSLPLVVNDPYIQNLKAEHARAKSEYSQMSATFKSGYPKLKELGARVAELQRKIDEAENSVASSVKSDYEAALKKEESLRESYEKQKVLASALNDKSIEYNILKREVQSNETIYNSLLQRLKETEVSSAIKASNIQVVDYAQIPLFPFKPNVPLTLIFACIIGLGGGVFIAFLIEYFDNTIKTPEEIRDKLKYPVLGGVFEASQAQALASPVEKTFLMDPRSHIAEAFRTIRTSLLLSTPGKPPRSILVTSCFPAEGKTTVSINLASSFAQAGSRVLLLEADLRRPRIGSVLGNNGSGLSSYLTGNANLQDVISHGEIPNLYILPVGPIPINPAELLGSNQMRDLIHDLTETYDYIIVDGPPALGFVDSHILSSLVDGVAIVVRAGKTPKNSIRDLIDKLWNLRANFLGVIVNGIELNQNSYYYKSYNYYYGDNEEKKKISPAKPKVKSDPDELNLI